From the genome of Arvicola amphibius chromosome 9, mArvAmp1.2, whole genome shotgun sequence, one region includes:
- the Ndufb9 gene encoding NADH dehydrogenase [ubiquinone] 1 beta subcomplex subunit 9, which translates to MAFCAAPAYLTHQQKVLRLYKRALRHLESWCIHRDKYRYFACLLRARFEEHRNEKDMMKATQLLREAEEEFWQNQHPQPYIFPESPGGTSYERYECYKVPEWCLDYWHPSEKAVYPDYFSKREQWKKLRMESWDREVKQLQEETSPDGIMTEALPPARKEGDLPPLWWHIVTRPRDRPV; encoded by the exons ATGGCGTTCTGCGCTGCTCCGGCCTACCTGACGCACCAGCAGAAGGTGCTGCGGCTCTACAAGCGCGCGCTGCGCCACCTCGAGTCGTGGTGTATCCACAG GGACAAATACCGgtactttgcttgtttgttgagagCCCGGTTTGAAGAACATAGGAATGAGAAGGATATGATGAAGGCTACCCAGCTGCTGAGGGAGGCGGAAGAAGAATTCTGGCAGAACCAACACCCTCAGCCGTACATCTTCCCTGAGTCTCCTGGGGGCACCTCCTACGAGAGATACGAATGCTACAAG GTTCCGGAATGGTGCTTAGATTACTGGCATCCCTCTGAGAAAGCAGTGTACCCTGATTACTTTTCTAAGAGAGAGCAGTGGAAGAAGCTGAGGATGGAAAGCTGGGACCGGGAG GTTAAGCAGCTGCAGGAGGAGACATCACCTGATGGTATTATGACTGAAGCTTTGCCTCCTGCCAGAAAGGAAGGTGACTTGCCCCCACTGTGGTGGCACATTGTGACCAGACCTCGAGATCGGCCTGTGTAG